One segment of Triticum aestivum cultivar Chinese Spring chromosome 2A, IWGSC CS RefSeq v2.1, whole genome shotgun sequence DNA contains the following:
- the LOC123184255 gene encoding probable carboxylesterase 5 — MHANKSSPRKKTDDGEADLTVDLYPFIREYKGGRVERFLRSPFVAASEDAAANRGVATRDVVVDENTGVSARLFLPSNAAAAAATGGERLPVIMYVHGGSFCTESAFCRTYNNYARSLAARAGALVVSVEYRLAPEHPVPAAYDDAWAALQWVASVSDPWLSDYADPGRTFLAGDSAGGNIVYNTAVRAASGGGTGNHIDVEGLVIVHPYFWGVERLSSSELVWDGGAMFTPEFIDGVWPFVTAGRLGNDDCRVNPIDEEIASLTCRRVLVAVAEKDTLRDRGRCLAARVRDCCAWADDENAVTLVESEGEDHGFHLYNPLRATSKVLMEAIVQFINQPTAMPLPAALLPELHELHACGGNKEPSAGDMGSCLPILGVPTRPYMDVFGYGMAMKASSVPQGMTRTSCLHIGGQGRRASKTRYVLPLSHVVRHDKTNMRFSLSAATAPGTCVFHNFI; from the coding sequence ATGCATGCAAACAAAAGTTCTCCACGAAAAAAGACGGATGACGGCGAGGCGGACCTCACCGTCGACCTGTATCCATTCATACGCGAATACAAAGGCGGCCGTGTGGAGCGCTTCCTGCGCAGCCCATTCGTGGCAGCGTCGGAGGATGCGGCTGCCAACCGTGGCGTGGCAACGAGGGACGTCGTTGTCGACGAAAACACGGGAGTATCGGCACGCCTGTTTCTTCCCTCCAacgcagctgctgctgctgccaccggCGGCGAGAGGCTCCCCGTCATCATGTACGTCCACGGCGGATCCTTCTGCACCGAGAGCGCCTTCTGCCGCACGTACAACAACTACGCCAGGTCACTCGCCGCGCGCGCCGGGGCGCTCGTCGTGTCCGTTGAGTACCGTCTCGCGCCAGAGCATCCCGTCCCTGCGGCCTACGACGATGCATGGGCGGCGCTCCAGTGGGTGGCGTCCGTCTCTGACCCCTGGCTCTCCGACTACGCCGACCCCGGGCGCACGTTCCTCGCCGGTGACAGCGCCGGCGGGAACATCGTCTACAACACGGCGGTGCGTGCGGCCAGCGGTGGTGGCACTGGAAACCACATCGACGTCGAGGGCCTTGTCATCGTGCACCCATACTTCTGGGGCGTCGAGCGGCTGTCCAGCTCCGAGCTAGTCTGGGACGGCGGCGCCATGTTTACACCCGAGTTCATCGACGGGGTCTGGCCGTTCGTTACGGCGGGCCGTCTCGGCAACGATGATTGCCGGGTCAACCCTATCGACGAGGAAATCGCCTCGCTGACATGCCGTCGTGTGCTGGTCGCCGTCGCCGAGAAGGACACCCTGCGTGACCGCGGGCGCTGTTTGGCGGCCCGCGTGCGTGACTGCTGCGCGTGGGCGGATGATGAGAACGCGGTGACATTGGTGGAGTCGGAGGGCGAAGACCATGGCTTCCACCTGTACAACCCACTCCGTGCGACCAGTAAGGTTCTCATGGAGGCCATAGTGCAGTTCATCAACCAGCCCACCGCCATGCCATTGCCGGCCGCTTTGCTCCCGGAGCTGCacgagctgcatgcatgcggtggtaaCAAGGAGCCATCTGCTGGTGACATGGGCTCATGCTTGCCTATTCTAGGCGTGCCTACTAGGCCGTATATGGACGTATTTGGTTATGGCATGGCCATGAAAGCTTCGAGTGTCCCACAAGGTATGACACGTACTAGCTGCTTACACATTGGTGGACAGGGGAGAAGAGCATCCAAGACTAGATACGTGTTACCTTTGAGCCATGTCGTCAGGCATGACAAGACGAACATGAGGTTCTCGTTATCAGCAGCAACAGCTCCGGGGACTTGTGTTTTTCACAACTTCATCTAG